The window CAGAAAGACCCATCCTTACTGCCCTGGCGTGACCTGGGTGTGGACATCGTGCTGGAATCCACCGGCGTCTTCACCGATAAGGAAAAAGCCATTGCCCATATCAATTCAGGAGCGAAAAAGGTCATTATCAGCGCTCCCGCCAAAAACGAAGACATCACCATCGTGCTGGGTGTGAATGAAGAAAAATATGATCCAGCTAAGCACCACGTTATCTCCAATGCTTCCTGCACGACCAATTGTCTCGCTCCTGCTGCCAAAGTCCTGCACGATAATTTTGGTATTGTGCGCGGGCTGATGACCACCGTTCACTCCTACACCAATGACCAGCGCATCTTGGACTTGGCACACAAGGATTTGCGCCGCACTCGCGCTGCCGCCATGAATATCGTGCCCACGACAACCGGAGCTGCTAGGGCTTTGGCTCTGGTCATACCTGAATTGAAGGGCAGATTCGATGGTTTCGCGCTCCGCGTGCCCACCCCAACCGTTTCCGTGGTGGACTTTGTCGCCGAAGTGCAGACCAAGACCTCGGTCGAGGCAGTGAACGAAGCCTTCCGCAAAGCAGCCGAAGGAAGAATGAAGGGCATCCTGGGGATCACCATGGAGCCACTGGTCTCCATGGACTTTAAAGGCGATCCGCGTTCGTCCATCATTGATGGGTTATCCACTATGGTCATCCAGGAAACCTTTGTCAAAGTGGTGTCCTGGTATGACAACGAGTGGGGTTATGCCTGTCGCTGTGCCGATCTGATCAAATACATCGGAAACAGGCTGTAAGTACTGCGCTAAA of the Chloroflexota bacterium genome contains:
- the gap gene encoding type I glyceraldehyde-3-phosphate dehydrogenase — its product is MTIRVGINGFGRIGRQALKAMLDYYPNEIEVVAINDLFDATVNAHLFKYDSNYGAFPGTVEVVGENLRVNGRDIKVLAQKDPSLLPWRDLGVDIVLESTGVFTDKEKAIAHINSGAKKVIISAPAKNEDITIVLGVNEEKYDPAKHHVISNASCTTNCLAPAAKVLHDNFGIVRGLMTTVHSYTNDQRILDLAHKDLRRTRAAAMNIVPTTTGAARALALVIPELKGRFDGFALRVPTPTVSVVDFVAEVQTKTSVEAVNEAFRKAAEGRMKGILGITMEPLVSMDFKGDPRSSIIDGLSTMVIQETFVKVVSWYDNEWGYACRCADLIKYIGNRL